In the Candidatus Bipolaricaulota bacterium genome, AGAGCGCTGCGCGCTCGAGCGGTACCTGAAGGAACAGCAAGGAGCGGTTGATGGTCAAGCCTAAGCAGACGCCGATGCGCGAGCAGGACCCGAAGGTCCGCATTCATAATTTCGATGAGGTCCCGTTTGGATACACGGAAGAGGAAGCGGTCGCTGAAGCGGAGCGGTGCCTCCAATGCCCCAATCCGACTTGTGTGAGCGGATGCCCGGTTCAGATCGACATCCCCCGCTTCATCAACCACATCAAGAACCGACGGTTCGAGGACGCGATCGCGGTGATCAAGGAGGCGAACTCCCTCCCCGCGGTGTGCGGCCGTGTCTGTCCCCAGGAGGAGCAGTGTCAAGGTTCGTGCATCCTGGGCAAGCGGTTCGAGCCAGTGGCGATCGGGCGGTTGGAGCGGTTCAGCGCCGACTGGGAAGCCGAGCACGGGGTTCACCGCCCGCAGGTCGGTCCCTCCACCGGACATCGGGTGGCAGTGATCGGGGCCGGGCCGGCCGGGCTCACCGCCGCCGGTGAGCTGCGGAAGATGGGACATGCCGTGACGATTTTCGAGGCATTGCATGTTCCCGGCGGGGTGTTGATGTACGGGATCCCGGAGTTCCGCCTCCCCAAGGCGATCGTGACCCGGGAGATC is a window encoding:
- the gltA gene encoding NADPH-dependent glutamate synthase — encoded protein: MVKPKQTPMREQDPKVRIHNFDEVPFGYTEEEAVAEAERCLQCPNPTCVSGCPVQIDIPRFINHIKNRRFEDAIAVIKEANSLPAVCGRVCPQEEQCQGSCILGKRFEPVAIGRLERFSADWEAEHGVHRPQVGPSTGHRVAVIGAGPAGLTAAGELRKMGHAVTIFEALHVPGGVLMYGIPEFRLPKAIVTREIDNLREMGVEIEVNKVIGQLFTVDDLLEEGYDAVFIGTGAGLPRFLGIPGETLNGVYSANEFLTRTNLMRAYRFPEYDTPIKVGKRVITVGGGNVAMDAARTALRLGAEESIIVYRRSEAELPARAEEVEHAKEEGIIFQFLTNPVRFIGEDGRIVGAECIRMELAPPLDLHHYPGLY